The following proteins come from a genomic window of Chitinispirillales bacterium ANBcel5:
- a CDS encoding WYL domain-containing protein: MAKWHKVVELHRLLSQSRSYLSKRELADTLNTSSATVDRLIRELRYEFGAPLKFEKRYNGYRYDISDDETFELPGLWFTTDELKALLCLEALVGTLQEGFLSETFCAFRARIARLLSSRDIDLADWKGRFKIVPIANRPTNPSLFTALTEAVLHRKKIDIRYLKLQGAIPEDRLVSPQAIIRYKDNWYVDAWCHKKEGLREFALNRILSVMPTEEPCKEICTDEMKAFYGNSYGIFTGPAQHVAEIRFSGIAAREVSQQLWHPKQEGFWEGDDETFTLKVPYGHSRELLMDALKWGADAEVLRPVELRDEIGSIVGRMSEKYEKVEMDIRN; this comes from the coding sequence ATGGCCAAATGGCATAAAGTAGTGGAACTCCACAGATTATTATCTCAAAGCAGATCTTATCTATCTAAAAGAGAGCTGGCTGATACGCTTAACACAAGCTCCGCAACAGTCGATCGCCTTATAAGAGAACTACGGTATGAGTTTGGGGCTCCGCTGAAATTTGAAAAGCGGTATAACGGCTACAGATATGATATCAGTGATGACGAGACTTTTGAGCTTCCCGGCTTATGGTTTACCACCGATGAACTCAAGGCACTTCTATGTCTGGAAGCGCTTGTCGGCACTCTACAGGAAGGTTTTCTAAGTGAAACGTTTTGCGCATTCCGCGCAAGGATTGCAAGACTGCTTAGTTCCCGGGATATCGATCTTGCAGACTGGAAAGGTCGTTTTAAGATTGTTCCCATCGCGAACCGTCCAACAAACCCATCACTGTTTACAGCTCTTACAGAAGCTGTTTTGCACCGTAAGAAAATAGATATAAGGTATTTAAAACTACAGGGCGCTATCCCTGAGGACCGGCTTGTTTCACCCCAGGCTATTATTAGGTATAAAGATAACTGGTATGTCGATGCGTGGTGTCACAAAAAGGAGGGGTTGCGGGAGTTTGCCCTGAACAGAATCCTGTCAGTTATGCCTACAGAAGAGCCTTGCAAAGAGATCTGTACCGATGAGATGAAAGCGTTTTACGGCAATTCCTATGGGATCTTTACCGGACCCGCTCAACACGTTGCGGAGATACGGTTCAGCGGCATCGCAGCCCGTGAAGTGTCTCAGCAGCTATGGCACCCTAAACAAGAGGGGTTTTGGGAAGGTGATGATGAAACCTTCACTCTAAAGGTCCCCTATGGCCATAGCCGTGAACTATTGATGGATGCATTGAAATGGGGAGCGGATGCTGAAGTTTTGAGGCCGGTGGAGTTGAGGGATGAGATTGGGAGTATCGTGGGTAGAATGAGTGAGAAATATGAAAAAGTTGAGATGGATATCAGAAATTGA
- a CDS encoding Rpn family recombination-promoting nuclease/putative transposase: MRNMVKIWEQYRDQHETAKKLPVIVPMVIYHGAEEWKVTTSMTHLFEDIENTRDYIPEFKNEVYDI, from the coding sequence TTGCGCAACATGGTAAAAATCTGGGAGCAGTACAGAGATCAGCACGAAACGGCAAAAAAGCTGCCGGTAATAGTGCCGATGGTGATCTACCATGGTGCTGAGGAATGGAAGGTTACTACCTCCATGACACATCTTTTTGAAGATATCGAAAATACGAGGGATTATATCCCCGAATTTAAAAATGAAGTGTATGATATATAA
- a CDS encoding GLUG motif-containing protein, with protein MVVSVVVSLMLLLCGSVWAQFHGGTGEESDPWQITTAFELDSIRNYLGTDHEDKHFKLMNDIDLGIYPYNDGEGWEPIGDSWTSSFNGKLNGNGFEIVNLYINRDEEQYIGLFGNIGVESEITDLGLVDIDITGAEYVGGLAGDGSGMITGVYCTGELSGNRAIGGLLGGNNATIEDSYTTVRITGENACGGLVGFNGGEIRNSYSIVQIVAESNGGGIAGYNAGKIYKCYSTAQVTGSSGVGGLAGRNSNGDIEKSFSEGNIYGERMVGGLVGGNGGPALISASYSVANVWGSIEIGGLAGVNGGGDPTIINSFSMGNVQGNESVGGLVGKAFNSSVINSYSTGQVLGDEAGWENIGGFIGHSRDTANIVIENSFWDMETSGLQESLVGEGKSTAELKQAATFTGWDFDSIWTIDETLSYPYLRWQEGPVVKALRNRESAPIHRNMHVFVRGSVLTIETGHTLTNATVSVYTLTGKRVFVSNGYSGNKQSVKLPFLASGMFQYVVVSECGWNGAGRFVVKR; from the coding sequence ATGGTAGTCTCAGTTGTAGTATCACTTATGTTACTGCTGTGTGGTAGTGTTTGGGCTCAGTTTCATGGGGGAACCGGGGAGGAGTCTGATCCCTGGCAGATCACAACGGCTTTTGAGCTCGATAGTATAAGGAATTACCTCGGAACAGATCACGAAGATAAACATTTCAAGCTAATGAATGACATCGATCTTGGTATCTATCCCTACAATGATGGTGAGGGATGGGAACCGATCGGTGACTCGTGGACCAGTTCTTTTAACGGAAAACTGAATGGAAACGGATTTGAGATAGTAAATCTGTATATAAACAGAGACGAAGAACAATATATCGGTCTCTTTGGTAATATTGGGGTTGAATCTGAAATAACTGATCTGGGGTTGGTCGATATAGATATAACCGGAGCCGAATATGTAGGTGGTCTGGCCGGTGATGGCAGTGGTATGATCACAGGTGTTTATTGCACCGGAGAGCTCTCCGGCAATCGTGCGATTGGAGGGTTACTCGGTGGGAATAATGCTACAATAGAAGACAGTTATACCACAGTGAGGATAACGGGTGAAAATGCCTGTGGAGGATTAGTAGGGTTCAATGGAGGCGAAATACGGAACTCATATTCCATCGTTCAAATCGTTGCTGAATCAAATGGTGGTGGAATAGCAGGGTACAATGCTGGTAAGATTTATAAGTGTTATTCCACTGCTCAAGTAACCGGTAGTAGTGGTGTTGGAGGTTTAGCTGGCAGAAACAGTAACGGGGATATCGAAAAATCTTTCTCTGAAGGAAATATTTACGGTGAACGGATGGTCGGTGGACTTGTTGGTGGCAATGGGGGGCCTGCATTAATATCGGCCAGCTATTCAGTAGCAAATGTCTGGGGTAGCATCGAAATAGGTGGGCTTGCAGGTGTAAATGGAGGGGGTGATCCAACCATTATTAACAGCTTTAGTATGGGAAATGTACAAGGTAATGAAAGCGTGGGAGGGCTTGTAGGTAAAGCTTTCAATTCATCGGTAATAAATTCCTACTCAACAGGGCAGGTACTCGGTGATGAAGCAGGTTGGGAAAACATAGGAGGATTTATAGGGCATAGCCGGGATACAGCAAACATTGTTATTGAAAACAGTTTTTGGGATATGGAAACTTCGGGGCTTCAGGAGAGTTTAGTTGGTGAAGGAAAGAGTACCGCTGAATTAAAACAGGCTGCTACATTCACCGGTTGGGATTTCGATTCTATATGGACAATTGATGAAACTCTTTCGTATCCCTATTTGAGGTGGCAGGAAGGTCCGGTGGTAAAAGCTCTTCGAAACAGGGAAAGCGCTCCTATACATAGAAACATGCATGTATTTGTCAGAGGGTCAGTTTTAACCATAGAAACCGGACATACACTTACCAATGCAACTGTTTCTGTTTACACACTTACGGGAAAGAGAGTGTTTGTTTCTAATGGCTATAGCGGAAATAAACAAAGCGTGAAGCTTCCCTTTTTAGCTTCGGGTATGTTTCAGTACGTGGTTGTAAGTGAATGCGGATGGAATGGTGCAGGGAGATTTGTTGTGAAGAGGTGA
- a CDS encoding GLUG motif-containing protein: MVVSVVVSLMLLLCGSVWAQFHGGTGEEFDPWQITTAFELDSIRNYLGTDHADKHFKLMNDIDLGIYPYNDGEGWEPIGDSWTNSYNGKLDGNGFEIVNLYINRDEDQYIGLFGRLGVESEITDLGLVDIDITGAEYVGGLAGYGSGMVTGVYCTGELSGNRAIGGLLGGNNATIEDSYTTVRITGENACGGLVGFNAGEIRNSYSIVQIVGELSTGGIAGYNAGKIYKCYSTAQVTGSSGVGGLAGSNSNGVIEKTFSEGNVYGERMVGGLVGSNRSPGLISASYSVANVWGGTEVGGLAGGNGGGDPTIINSFSMGNVQGSESVGGLVGKAFNSSVINSYSTGQVLGDEAGWENIGGFIGHSRDTTNIVIENSFWDMETSGLQESLVGEGKSTAELKQAATFTGWDFDSIWTIDETLSYPYLRWQEGPVVKALRNRESAPIHRNMHVFVRGSVLTIETGLALTNATVSVYTLTGKRVFVSNGYSGNKQSVKLPFLASGMFQYVVVSECGWNGAGRFVVKR; this comes from the coding sequence ATGGTAGTCTCAGTTGTAGTATCACTTATGTTACTGCTGTGTGGTAGTGTTTGGGCTCAGTTTCATGGGGGAACCGGGGAGGAGTTTGATCCCTGGCAGATCACAACGGCTTTTGAGCTCGATAGTATAAGAAATTACCTCGGAACAGATCACGCGGATAAACATTTCAAACTAATGAATGACATCGATCTTGGTATCTATCCCTACAATGATGGTGAGGGATGGGAACCGATCGGTGATTCGTGGACCAATTCGTATAACGGAAAACTGGATGGAAACGGATTTGAGATAGTAAATCTGTATATAAACAGAGATGAGGATCAATATATCGGCCTCTTTGGTAGACTTGGGGTTGAATCGGAAATAACTGATCTGGGGTTGGTCGATATAGATATAACCGGAGCCGAATATGTAGGTGGTCTGGCCGGTTATGGCAGTGGCATGGTCACAGGTGTTTATTGCACCGGAGAGCTCTCCGGCAATCGTGCGATTGGGGGATTACTCGGTGGGAATAATGCTACAATAGAAGACAGTTATACCACAGTGAGGATAACGGGTGAAAATGCCTGTGGAGGATTAGTCGGTTTCAATGCAGGCGAAATACGGAACTCATATTCCATCGTTCAAATCGTTGGTGAATTATCTACCGGTGGAATAGCAGGGTACAATGCTGGTAAGATTTACAAGTGTTATTCCACTGCTCAAGTAACCGGTAGTAGTGGTGTTGGAGGTTTAGCTGGTAGTAACAGTAACGGGGTAATCGAAAAAACTTTCTCTGAAGGAAATGTTTACGGTGAACGGATGGTCGGTGGACTTGTAGGTAGTAACAGAAGCCCTGGATTAATATCGGCGAGCTATTCAGTCGCAAATGTCTGGGGTGGTACCGAAGTTGGTGGTCTTGCAGGGGGGAATGGAGGGGGTGATCCAACCATTATTAACAGCTTTAGTATGGGAAATGTACAAGGTAGTGAAAGCGTGGGAGGGCTTGTAGGTAAAGCTTTCAATTCATCGGTAATAAATTCCTACTCAACAGGGCAGGTACTCGGTGATGAAGCAGGTTGGGAAAACATAGGCGGATTTATAGGGCATAGCAGGGATACAACAAACATTGTTATCGAAAACAGTTTTTGGGATATGGAAACTTCGGGGCTTCAGGAGAGTTTAGTTGGTGAAGGAAAGAGTACCGCTGAATTAAAACAGGCTGCTACATTCACCGGTTGGGATTTCGATTCTATATGGACAATTGATGAAACTCTTTCGTATCCCTATTTGAGGTGGCAGGAAGGTCCGGTGGTAAAAGCTCTTCGAAACAGGGAAAGCGCTCCTATACATAGAAATATGCATGTATTTGTCAGAGGGTCAGTTTTAACCATAGAAACCGGACTGGCACTTACCAATGCAACTGTTTCTGTTTACACACTCACGGGAAAGAGAGTATTTGTTTCGAATGGCTATAGCGGAAATAAACAAAGCGTGAAGCTTCCCTTTTTAGCTTCGGGTATGTTTCAGTATGTGGTTGTAAGTGAATGCGGGTGGAATGGTGCAGGGAGATTTGTTGTGAAGAGGTGA
- a CDS encoding FYVE zinc finger domain-containing protein: MECPICEGDFDLQSGHLCADCGDLVCPNCSEIEDSSIPNSGNTYCQKCYDKLS; the protein is encoded by the coding sequence ATGGAATGTCCTATCTGCGAAGGTGATTTCGATCTTCAAAGCGGGCACTTATGTGCTGATTGCGGAGACCTGGTCTGTCCAAACTGTTCTGAAATAGAAGACAGCTCTATCCCCAATAGTGGAAATACCTACTGTCAGAAATGTTATGACAAATTAAGCTGA
- a CDS encoding low specificity L-threonine aldolase — MRDLRECQFASDNTAGISSEAIEAIIEANTGCSRSYGEDWWTAKAADSIREFFETDCEVFFVFNGTAANSLALSSLCRSYQSILCHQLAHIETDECGGPEFFTHGTKILTVDGENGKVNTEKLEHLITRRNDVHYPRPKVVSVTQPTEVGTVYTPDELEAVGELSKKYGLFVHMDGARFANALAALTLSPAELSWKRGVDVLCLGGTKNGMPAGEAVVFFNKQLAEDFDYRCKQVGQLASKMRFFAAPWYKMLKSGSFVSNAMHANRCAGILQQRIGEIKQITRVFPCEANAVLLSMPESFSSELQGMGWEYYEFFVTGYSRFMCSWNTEVKDIDLLINDMKGIGG, encoded by the coding sequence TTGAGAGATTTAAGAGAATGTCAGTTCGCCAGTGATAATACCGCTGGTATTTCATCTGAAGCAATAGAAGCTATAATTGAAGCAAACACCGGGTGTAGCCGGTCATATGGTGAGGATTGGTGGACAGCTAAGGCTGCCGACTCCATTCGTGAGTTTTTTGAAACAGACTGTGAAGTCTTTTTTGTTTTTAACGGAACGGCAGCAAATTCACTTGCACTTTCATCGCTCTGTAGATCCTATCAAAGCATTCTCTGTCACCAGCTGGCCCATATCGAAACGGATGAGTGTGGTGGGCCGGAGTTTTTCACTCATGGTACAAAAATTCTTACAGTTGATGGTGAAAATGGTAAGGTTAATACCGAAAAACTGGAGCATCTGATCACCAGACGAAATGATGTTCACTATCCACGGCCCAAGGTAGTAAGTGTCACTCAGCCGACTGAAGTTGGCACAGTGTATACCCCCGATGAGCTGGAAGCGGTGGGGGAACTGTCGAAAAAGTATGGATTGTTTGTTCATATGGATGGCGCTCGTTTTGCCAATGCTTTAGCGGCGCTAACGCTTTCACCGGCAGAGCTCTCCTGGAAAAGGGGAGTGGATGTACTTTGTCTGGGTGGAACAAAAAATGGAATGCCTGCAGGAGAAGCAGTAGTTTTTTTTAATAAGCAATTGGCTGAAGATTTTGACTACAGGTGTAAACAGGTCGGACAACTGGCATCAAAGATGCGCTTTTTCGCTGCACCGTGGTATAAGATGCTTAAAAGCGGAAGCTTTGTTTCCAATGCCATGCATGCTAATCGCTGTGCCGGGATTTTACAGCAAAGGATTGGGGAAATCAAACAGATTACCCGGGTTTTTCCTTGTGAAGCGAATGCTGTGCTTCTGTCGATGCCAGAATCTTTCTCTTCTGAGTTACAGGGGATGGGGTGGGAGTATTATGAGTTTTTTGTAACCGGATATAGCCGGTTTATGTGTTCCTGGAATACTGAAGTGAAGGATATCGATCTTTTGATAAATGATATGAAAGGGATTGGGGGCTAG
- a CDS encoding superoxide dismutase family protein: protein MRKNCLTILGITVSLLFFSCPATRDPIDIGVLRATAQMQSFGEVDISGTIDFSEVIMHGTHIFGDIQGLEPNRIYAIHIHEFGSCEDPDAPGGHFDPGESGTHGPPGLSPGAGHAGDLPNIIAGPGGIARIDFVTNALGLRDSDFSVIGRTIVLHSDEDDFTTQPDGGAGIPLACGIIEPVEEEQ, encoded by the coding sequence ATGCGCAAAAACTGTCTTACTATTTTGGGAATCACCGTATCGTTGCTGTTTTTTTCATGCCCTGCAACAAGAGACCCAATCGACATTGGAGTTCTCAGAGCCACAGCACAGATGCAAAGTTTTGGTGAAGTCGACATTAGTGGTACAATCGATTTTTCCGAGGTAATCATGCATGGAACCCATATTTTTGGCGATATACAGGGCCTTGAACCAAACAGAATCTATGCGATTCATATTCACGAGTTTGGAAGTTGCGAAGACCCCGATGCGCCGGGTGGACATTTCGATCCCGGTGAAAGCGGCACTCACGGCCCCCCCGGTCTCTCCCCGGGAGCAGGACACGCCGGTGACCTACCCAATATAATTGCAGGACCGGGTGGTATAGCTCGTATTGATTTTGTCACCAATGCGCTTGGTTTAAGAGACTCCGACTTTTCCGTTATCGGAAGAACTATTGTACTGCATTCTGATGAAGATGATTTCACCACCCAACCCGATGGTGGTGCCGGAATCCCGTTAGCTTGCGGCATAATAGAACCAGTCGAAGAAGAACAGTAA
- a CDS encoding phosphatase PAP2 family protein — MLEFLKQIDQELFLFFNSVLIHPFLDFLLPRATHPNFWIIPAFIAVIFFVRKEKKKALIVVGLSLVTVAISDPVSARILKPLFGRLRPSHPEFFIEGGRFLTSMRSSFSFPSSHSMNVFAQAALFSSFYPSKKIWFILFAVFIAYTRVYVGVHYPADVFSGAIFGTAVGLFVYYAYQTITLKFKVNKEVKGELRK, encoded by the coding sequence ATGTTAGAGTTTTTAAAACAGATCGACCAGGAGTTGTTTCTATTTTTTAATAGCGTTTTGATACACCCTTTTCTGGACTTTTTGCTTCCCCGTGCGACTCATCCTAATTTCTGGATTATACCTGCTTTTATAGCTGTTATTTTCTTTGTAAGAAAAGAGAAGAAGAAGGCGTTGATTGTGGTTGGTTTGTCACTTGTTACTGTTGCCATTAGTGACCCGGTCTCTGCCAGAATTCTTAAGCCCCTGTTTGGCAGACTACGGCCATCACATCCGGAGTTTTTCATTGAAGGGGGAAGGTTTCTTACCAGTATGCGAAGTTCCTTTTCATTTCCATCATCACACAGTATGAATGTGTTTGCTCAGGCTGCACTTTTTAGTTCATTTTACCCTTCAAAAAAGATATGGTTTATCCTCTTTGCTGTCTTTATCGCTTATACAAGGGTATATGTAGGAGTGCATTATCCTGCAGACGTCTTTTCGGGTGCGATATTTGGCACTGCGGTGGGATTATTTGTCTATTATGCTTACCAGACAATTACTCTAAAGTTTAAAGTAAATAAAGAAGTGAAAGGTGAATTACGGAAATAA
- a CDS encoding DUF2520 domain-containing protein yields the protein MATKTVTIIGAGKAGSTLGKVLHRSGILKVIGVLDSFKDKSWSAANFIALKGETITTDTFLCSDVVMITTPDDQIEKCAQSLAEKKLVGPGTIVFHCSGYHSSSVLSSLKARGCLVASVHPVKSFADPAVASSTFSKTPCGGEGDSGALDLLKQAFEGAGGIFFEIDTESKKMYHAAAVLLCGGVVALLKAGSDLLCSSGLSSDQAKMLLNALTPETLNNALNHGFSAALTGPVARGDSATIRGELSELKKKSALYYDIYKALSGVSLEMVAKEAQIDPTAINEMRHLIFNDNE from the coding sequence ATGGCAACTAAAACAGTTACAATTATCGGTGCGGGTAAGGCAGGTTCGACCCTTGGAAAAGTATTGCACAGATCAGGTATATTAAAGGTTATCGGTGTTTTAGATTCATTCAAAGATAAGTCTTGGTCCGCAGCAAATTTTATAGCTCTAAAAGGGGAAACAATAACTACCGATACCTTTTTATGTTCTGATGTGGTGATGATTACAACACCAGATGATCAGATTGAAAAGTGTGCTCAAAGTCTTGCCGAAAAGAAACTGGTAGGCCCCGGGACCATTGTTTTTCACTGCAGCGGATACCATTCAAGCTCCGTACTGTCATCACTGAAAGCTCGGGGGTGTTTGGTTGCTTCAGTTCATCCGGTCAAATCTTTTGCGGATCCTGCGGTTGCATCATCCACCTTTTCTAAAACTCCCTGTGGGGGTGAAGGTGATAGTGGTGCCCTGGATCTTTTGAAGCAGGCATTTGAGGGGGCTGGTGGGATCTTTTTTGAAATCGACACAGAGAGTAAAAAGATGTATCACGCAGCAGCAGTTTTGCTTTGTGGCGGGGTAGTGGCACTGTTGAAGGCGGGGTCTGATCTGCTCTGCAGCTCGGGGCTTAGCAGTGATCAGGCAAAGATGTTACTAAACGCGCTCACGCCAGAAACTCTCAACAATGCTTTAAACCATGGATTTAGCGCTGCCTTGACGGGTCCTGTTGCCCGGGGTGATAGTGCTACGATCAGGGGTGAGCTTTCGGAACTGAAAAAAAAGAGTGCCTTATACTACGATATTTATAAGGCTTTAAGTGGTGTGTCTTTGGAGATGGTAGCTAAAGAGGCACAGATAGATCCAACTGCAATTAATGAGATGAGACATTTAATTTTCAACGATAATGAATAG
- a CDS encoding KamA family radical SAM protein, with protein MFENMMILSIDEMLSRLSLRVEDAPYSILQHPQFPFSVTSTYLQQIKKGDWYDPLLLQILPRAQEEKCVNGYSDDAVGDLSALVAPSLLHKYTSRALLITSQDCAGRCRFCFRRCVSLPASGTNEGKYKEALDYLRSNETIDELLLSGGEPLLTKTSELVSILNSVKRIGHIKTIRIHTRLPVTLPLRIDNSLLALIDELVKEKNCIIVVHVNHAQEIGAECKVVLNKLRSFGVTLLSQTVLLKEINDSSQVLSDLFKTLISLGVIPYYLHQLDRVNGAAHFEVDESRGVAIMGQLRKILPGYAVPRYVKEIAGEAHKTVIA; from the coding sequence ATGTTTGAAAATATGATGATTCTTTCTATAGATGAAATGCTTAGCCGACTTTCACTTAGAGTTGAAGATGCGCCCTACTCAATACTGCAACATCCTCAGTTTCCGTTCTCTGTCACCTCTACCTATCTTCAGCAGATAAAAAAGGGGGATTGGTATGACCCACTGCTGCTTCAAATCCTTCCACGTGCACAGGAAGAGAAGTGTGTGAATGGGTACAGTGATGATGCTGTGGGGGATCTTTCTGCTCTCGTTGCCCCTTCGCTTCTTCATAAGTACACAAGCAGAGCACTATTGATAACCTCACAGGATTGTGCCGGAAGGTGCAGATTTTGTTTCAGACGATGCGTCAGCTTGCCTGCTTCCGGTACAAATGAAGGGAAGTATAAAGAGGCTTTAGACTACTTACGGAGTAATGAAACCATTGATGAACTCTTATTAAGTGGTGGGGAACCACTGCTTACAAAAACCTCTGAACTGGTAAGTATACTAAACAGTGTTAAAAGAATTGGCCATATTAAAACGATTCGGATTCATACACGTTTGCCTGTAACTCTTCCTCTTCGCATAGATAACTCTTTGCTGGCGCTCATTGATGAGCTGGTTAAAGAGAAAAACTGTATAATTGTAGTACACGTAAATCATGCTCAGGAAATTGGCGCTGAATGTAAGGTTGTTTTGAATAAGTTACGTTCTTTTGGTGTCACCCTACTTTCTCAAACAGTACTTTTAAAGGAGATAAACGATTCTTCGCAGGTTTTAAGTGATCTTTTTAAAACACTTATCAGTCTGGGTGTGATACCATATTACCTTCATCAGCTGGACAGGGTCAATGGGGCAGCTCACTTTGAAGTTGATGAATCCAGAGGTGTTGCCATTATGGGGCAATTACGTAAGATTTTACCTGGCTATGCCGTTCCAAGATATGTTAAAGAGATCGCCGGAGAAGCGCACAAAACAGTGATCGCCTGA